cAGCAAACCTTTGCCATCTCTTCGGGAGTTTTGCTTTAAATTTTCCGTGGACTGAGAGTTAAAGGAGACATAGAAGAGTCATATCATTCCTTCCTGCGGTATACACATTCACTCACCAAAAAgcaaaacttttgttttgttttgcacagTTTCCTACTACATAAAATAGGAAACCCTGCAAAGCAATGAGTTTTCATGATGTTTTATTAACAtaatagtcttttcttttttgtactgGGCAAGGATTTACTTAATACAAAACAAATGCTTAAATTCTTAATACATACATTATCCATTATTATATAATACAAATGTATTTGCCTGCAACATTTCTGTTTGAGCAGATTATTAGAAAAACAACCTTTgtaaatctttttatttgttcattcctGGATCTCCAACAATGAAATCTGGTCATACTTTTCTATAAAATAATGtgttcttttacaaatgtattttattagAAACTCTGATGATATTTCAAGTCAATAACAGAAACAAATCAATTTTGATGGAAgagatctatttttaaaaatacctctagtgttttttaaaatattaacaactGTTTTAAAATCAcacctttttaaaatgtactattCTTTTCTGAACATCACTTTTCTTTCACAGATATGCCGGTGAAATCAAAAAGATTTAGCTAAAATAGGATGACTTCAGAGGATATAGTCCCAACTACTAAGAAAGTTTGTACATTTGGCATTTGATCTAGTACCAGGTCACCAAAAATAGAGAATCTCTTCTCAATCTGAAGCATTAGGTGGTAAGCAAAATGTTCCaagtgaagagaaacatttgacaAGTTATCTGGACAAATCaaaggataattttaaaatttattaactgTCAACGAAAAGTCATTCAGTTACAACATTTTTTAGAAGTGTTTTTAGAGTAGAACAGCACATTCAAAACCCAGATGCCTGCATCCCTGATTCAACCTAAATGCTTTTCAGGTGCCTGGCTATTTACAACTTTCCATCACCACTCCAAATCGAGTGCTGTGGCTTAAGAGTttctgtaaataaaattaaaacactgaTAAAAAATGGGCAAGTAATCCATTTTACTTGGAGCACCAGTTTTCTGAAAGTTAattctgatttagagaaaacaaaaacaaaaatctatctcATCCTTCCGCTTCTTTTGACGTCCCCTTATTCCCCCTTCTTGTTTATTGTTAATTTGTTTGGttaagggtttgtttggtttggtttggtgtttttggTTGTCTTGTCTCATTTGTTGAACAGCTCTACCAGCACTTGGCTCAATGTAAACACAAAAATGCACCCGAACCATAAAACTGCTCTTCTTTCAGTTATGTTTTATTTGTAAGTGTTCTGGGACACATCTCCCTGTTGTATGTTGGCGCACAGAAATGGTTCTGAtagaaggggggtgggggggcaataGAGCAAAGACACAACCAAGGAGAAAGctctgcagacacaacatggacaGGAGCGGCAGTCAGTGAGACATTGCAGGATTAACACTGGCAGTTTGTAACCACTGTGTGAGCCTGTGCacgaaagaaaatatttacaataatgCTGTGTTCTCAGTGGAAACAGGCAGTAGACTGTGAAATCACACTATCCACAAAACGGTCTACCAGAAAGCTAGCCCAGTTTAGTGCTCAGTTTCAAATGCATAGAATGTTTGTGCTGCAAACAATGATATACAACATAATTAAAACAACGCCTAACCAGAGTAAGACCTAATCGTATTTCTTTCTGCACCTCTCGAATCATGCATGATTTCAGTCTTGTTAAACAGTAGTGTTTCCCCCTCATTTGTTCTGTGTTCACCTTTAGTTACGGTTAAACGTTAGTAGCAAACCATCTCCACGTGAGATCCAAATAGTATCTTGTACACAAAGCAGGCATTTCACCAAACCACCTTCAatgtctttctcattttttttttttttaaatccatcagCAGCTTGGGTTGTTAGTACGAAATACCAtatatgtttttctattttggaAACTCATAGTGCAAACTAAAGTTTCTGCAACTCAACATTTATCCCCAGTAATAAATGACCCTGAATAACAACAAGAAGAAGGGAACAAGTGTCCTGCTTTCCCCAGGGACGTGCAGACCTATTTCAGACAAATAAAGCGAGGGGGGGGGTTGTCTTTATATCTTTgaagtcttcctctcttctgggaTTGTGGGTGATTTTTCTTACAGCCAACTTCTGCCCCCAAATGAAAGCAGAAACTTCTCAGCTTTTCCACAACTTCATGTTCttcccagagacagagaaagggggcCTAGAATAGTAGGATGAGTCTTACTCGGGAGAAAGCTGAACATGGAAGTTCCTCTCCTAAGACTTTTCACCCTATCACTCCATTTAAATTAATAGCAAGGAGTGTCAACTCAGCAGACAGTTTGAATGCAGAATGAAAAACAAAGGGCCGGCTAAGGTAAAGTTCTATCAGTGGggttgagagaaaaaaaaaatattttcagataatcTGTTCATGCATacatgaacaaaaatgaaaaagaaaaaaatcatactgtaGCTGTTATCATGTAATTATCCCAGAATAAAACACTTATTCCAGAGACCTTAATTTCTGTCGTTTAGACTTTCATTGCCTAAGGATCCTCACCTGACCAAGAACAGGCCCCAGGACTTTGGCATCCGCCTCCTGGAAAGGAAGGTTCAGTTTATACAACCAGCCGCTCTCCTAACTCCTTCCAGCTGAGCTCCAGAGCCTTCCTGAGCTGGGGCAAAGCCTTGGCATCTCTTTGGAAAGGGAAATAAATCTAAGAGGGTATGGATGTGAGGATGTCCGATTTCAGAAGGGAAAATTAAACACAGAACTACTAGCTTCCTATCCGGAATTCCATGCTCCAGTTTGCTTGGTTTTCACTTATGACTCACTCGTGTGTGTGCGGAGTTGGGGCGGTGGTAGAAATGATattgctcttttctcttcctttggggTAAATGAAGTTGCACAACACTGCTCCCCGGACTTAAATTCCTAAAGCATCTTTCTTTGACATTTTCCCCTTCTTTATTTGTCTggggttttatgttttgttttgtttttggtggtggttggTAGTTTTGTCTTTGTACATAGTTCCTTGGTCCCCAGATGATTTTGTTAAGTGTCTCTGGTCAAGAAAACGGTCCATCCCCGGttcttcccccatctctccccccccaccctaGTCCCCAGAACCATCCTGCTCCTCAAAACCTCGGCTCTAGTCTTTGCTCTCCTTCCCCCCACGCCCAGCTCACCCAAATGCCTCCCAATTCTCTCCTACCATCCCATCCTTCTCCACATCCAACACCCCTGTCCTCTAGGCTGGGGGACGGTTGGGGCAGGGTGCAGAGTGGGGCTGAGGAAAGGGCGAGAGAAGGGACTCCCCAAACGCAGGCAGGATAACGGACACTCTAAATGAGGGGAAGTAGGCCAGAGGAGAGGAAACGCACCCCTCAGCTCCCCAGTCTGCCCCACCCGGCACCTCACACCCTCCTCAGTAAGTGGCAGAGAATTTCATCcgcttctgcttctgtctctggttGCAAAACCACACCCGCACCACGTTCTTTTTGAGGTCCAGTTTCTCGGCGATGGCGGCGATCTTCTCCGACGAGGGCCGGGGTTGTACCGCAAAGTAGGCCTCGAGGGAGCGCTTCTCCGGCGCGGCGATGGAAGTCCGCTTGCGCTTCTTCTCGCCGCCGTTGAAGAGCTCGGGCTTGTTCATTTTCTCGCGCTGGGCGCCCTCGGCCTCCTCCAGCCACGCCTGCAGGATGGGCTTGAGCGCGATCATGTTGTTGTGCGAGAGCGTGAGCGACTCGAACCTGCAGATGGTGCTCTGGCTGAGCGAGCCCACGCCCGGGATCTTGAGGTTGGCCAGCGCCGAGCCCACGTCGGCCTGCGTCACGCCCAGCTTGATGCGCCGCTGCTTGAAGCGCTCGGCGAACGCCTCGAGCTCGCGCGGGTCCGTGTCCGAGTCGCAGATGGACGCCAGGCCCGCCGCgcccaccaccgccgccgccgccgacgcGGCCGCCACCtgcccggccgccgccgccgccgccgccgccgccgcgccgtGGTGTGCGGCCGCGGCCACCAGCCCCGGGTGCGGCAGCCCGGACGGCATGTTCATGGCGGCCGCGGCCGCCGGGTGCGACAGGTGGCCCAGGCCGTGCATGTGCGGGTGCGGGTGCGCCGAGCCGCCCAAGAGCCCGCCGCCcgggccgccgccgccccccgggccgccgccgccgccgccacccccgGGGCCGCCGCCGCCCGGGCCACCGCCGCCCCCCGGGCCGCCTCCGCCCCCGGGGCCGTCGtgggcgccgccgccgccgcccgccgcgcCCGCGCCCCCCGCGCCGGCCATGAGCGCGAGCGACGGCGACGAGATGTGGTCCAGCAGATCGCCGGGCTCGAgcgcctggtggtggtggtggtggtggtggtggtgcgccAGGGGCACGGTGGACGTGGACGTGCAGGGCACGCTGTTCATCGTGTGGTACGTGGCGTCCGGCTTGAAGGGGTGGCTCTTGCCCTGGGACACCGCGATGTCCACGGCCGCCAGCGCCTCGGCCCGCGCCAGCAGCGTCTCGTCCAGGCTGGCGAAGAGGTTGCTCTGCAGCTGCAGGCgacacaaaccaaaccaaaaaaaggaaagaaaagggggagaaaccaccaaaaaacaaaaccaaaaaaacccaacaacaacaacaaaaaccacacacacaaaaacaaacacacaagccggaaaaaaaaaaaagcacaggcaAAAAGGCAAACACAATGCGACCAAAATAACAACGGGGGGTGGGAAGAACGGGGTGAACGGAGGAGTGGGGGACGCGTTGAGAACGAGCAGGGGAACataaggggagggggacagggcaGCAGCGAAGGGCGGAGAAGGGGACACGGGGAGACATTCCGGGAAGGGGAACGGGAGAcggggaaaaaaaggggggggcgaaaagaagaagaaaaagaagaaacggAGATGTCACTCGAAGCTAAGCACCCGCGTTCCACACCCGAGCGAGCCTAGAGATCGCCTTGGGCAGGCGTGAAATGAACAGAGAAAAGTGCAGCAAAGTCGAGAGCCGCGGCCCCAGCGCTGCCCCGCGGATCGCGGGCGCTGGACAGAGGCCCCGGGCAGACGGAACACGACCTTAAGCGCCCCTGGACACACGTGCCTCACAGCGGGACccctctaaaaataataataataataaaataaaaaacaacaactccGACCCGGGGCGACGCACGGCAGCCCCCCGACATGCAGCACCTCGGAGCGGGGGAGGGGGCGCGCGCGCGGGCGGGCCGGGGCCGCGGGCTTGTGGGGGGGCGCTTACCGGCGGCGTGGGCAGGCAGGCCCGCCGGATGGCCTCGGAGCTGGAGTGCAGCGACGGGTACTTGTGCTCAGGGAGGGTGGGATGCATGGCAAAGTGAGGCTGCTTGCTGTTCATGGACATCATCTTGACGGCTGGGCATGGAAAGGTATCCACAAACACTCGCAAAGTCCGCCGCAAAGTGCGCACCCGCCGGCTGGCTCGCCCGGCCGGCCGGCCTCCCTGCCGAGGCTGCGGCCGCGGCGGCCCGGGGCGGCTCGCACTGGCCTCGCCGCGGGGCTGctcccgccgctgccgccgccgctgctcccgccggccgccgccgctgctgcctcGGACCGCACCGCGCAGAGCGCCGCCCGCGCGCCGGTCTCGCGAGCCCGCTCCTTCCAAGAGCTCTCTAGCCCAGCGCGCCGACGGGCTGCACTCCTCTTACACCTGCGCCCCACTTCTCGCGGCCGGCCCGGGGAGCTCTCGCGAGAGCTCgcggccccgccgccgccgccgccgccgccgcgctgaCAGGCATCAGCTGTCTCCGTCCGTCTGGCGCGCGTTCTCCCTTGGCCGCGGCGCCGTGCctgggcgggcgggcgagcgagcgcgcgcgcgctcgTCGAGCAGCCACCGGCAGCGCGTGGGAGCCGCTCTTATAGTGACCACCAGCAAGGACAAGGCAGGTGATGCACCTGTAGCTGGCCAGGCATGCGCACTGCACGCCTCACCTTTCCCACCGCGGGTCTGCAAAGATCAGAGAGGCCAGCTATTGTCTCAGGGTAGGCATCTTTTGGAGGAAGACGGAGGATGCACGCactcttccgtgtgtgtgtgtgtgtgcgtgtgtgtgtgcgtgtgtgcgcgtgtgtgtgtgtgatttcctgCCACCCTGTCGCATACCCAGAATATGTGCGCATTATTTGGGCACACCTCCACGACTGGGTGCCTAACAAGCTGTTATATAATGTATACAGAGAGGCATTTGGATGTTAAATTATGCCCGTGCATTCCCCTGTATgtggagaaaaacaacaacacagaaaCGCGATGCGGAAGATGCTGTCTTTATGCTGCAGAACTTGTTTCTTTCATGGTTTATAAATAGGCTCTTGGAGAATAATAGCTGTGACAGACAGTTGTTTGAAGCAGTCAGACGCTATTGATTTCCACGTAATTTAATTTCTC
The nucleotide sequence above comes from Peromyscus maniculatus bairdii isolate BWxNUB_F1_BW_parent chromosome 9, HU_Pman_BW_mat_3.1, whole genome shotgun sequence. Encoded proteins:
- the Pou4f1 gene encoding POU domain, class 4, transcription factor 1 is translated as MMSMNSKQPHFAMHPTLPEHKYPSLHSSSEAIRRACLPTPPLQSNLFASLDETLLARAEALAAVDIAVSQGKSHPFKPDATYHTMNSVPCTSTSTVPLAHHHHHHHHHQALEPGDLLDHISSPSLALMAGAGGAGAAGGGGGAHDGPGGGGGPGGGGGPGGGGPGGGGGGGGPGGGGGPGGGLLGGSAHPHPHMHGLGHLSHPAAAAAMNMPSGLPHPGLVAAAAHHGAAAAAAAAAAGQVAAASAAAAVVGAAGLASICDSDTDPRELEAFAERFKQRRIKLGVTQADVGSALANLKIPGVGSLSQSTICRFESLTLSHNNMIALKPILQAWLEEAEGAQREKMNKPELFNGGEKKRKRTSIAAPEKRSLEAYFAVQPRPSSEKIAAIAEKLDLKKNVVRVWFCNQRQKQKRMKFSATY